Genomic DNA from Danio rerio strain Tuebingen ecotype United States chromosome 22, GRCz12tu, whole genome shotgun sequence:
ttgcaatgagctaaaaacatatgctgtcatgactgctcatatattttttacagtgtaaaatctaaaaatattattactaCAATATTGGGAAAttctagctttgtgacattttatatattgcaatatgaaaacAATATCACCATTTGACTTAATATTTCTATTTGGGAATAATTTATGTAAGATCAATTGGGGGTCCCTcaacatatttaatatttgcatgtgttgcaagtatttttatgtatgtgtttagtcagagattaaagaactaatattaactatttgcatctccataaaatctaataaacaatgtACAAACTTTTTGGGATCCCAGACACATTTTCAATGTGGTcggtgctatttgcagtgcaattctgtatttgcatgtgttgtattttcatgcataacaatctataaatacaatcaagaaaaagatacaattgaaataaagtgttttatcgttTCCAGAGTCTAACAGTGTTtaagtaactgaatgataaaaataattcaataaaatgaatcgtAATTAAGGTCACAAACGGTATgatttcttatacctgaatgtaattaaaattatacaatcacaaaaacacatgcaaacgaTATATTATAATACATAGTCAACATTGCATACATCCTGCAATGTAACTATTGCGAATCATCACAttgcgatttcgatgctgaaacgatatatattACGTTACCATAGCAAATACAAAAagagaaacattaaaatatattaagattaaattaaaaaacatttcgGTGTGCATTAATAAACTTAAATGACAAGGTCTTGTTTACGAAAAATAGCTTGTCATTGGGTAATACTGCTTTTAAGACAAGTTTTATTAGGTTTACCTTGGGTATCCTTCCACTAGAAGATATAGTTCATCTCCTGTActaaatattttgataaaaaattatgaaaactgtACAACATATCATTCACCAGTTTCATTACTTATTTCAATATCTTTCTAAACTATGTTTAAGGTGACAAAGTCTACAATAAAATATGAGTACAATACAATAGTTTTCGATTCATCATTCTTTAATGCTCCTTATGCTGTCCAATGGCACATGTTAAAGAGCTTGTCCGCCTCCCACCAGGTCAACACTTGTTCTCCCTGAAGGCCAGAAGTAGCAGCTCTTCAAATCCAGCCATTGTTCAACTCTGAACATTTGtcgtaaatatgaataaatatgagTTCTGCGGACACACAAGTCGAATATTTACAAGATGGAAAACCACTTAAAATGCTGAAAAATGACCTTGTGCAACTTTTCCAACTGCAGCCATAAATCCAGTTGTTAAATTTCTGGAATCATCAAGTCTCTTCTTTTCTTCTGACCCACAGATTTGGCTGTCATATCCCCCCAGGATCCAGTACTTCCCATTGGCTCGAGCTTGACTGCGGTGTGCACTGTGAGTGCCGAGCTGGAAATAACAGCTAGGTCCTTGTACTGGACACTGAATGGGAGACGCTTGGCTAGAAACACGTACAGAGTCCTGAGCCAGACCGAATCGAGTGTCACACTTCATCAACTCAATGGCTCCTTGCAGCAGTCAGGAGATAATCTGGTTTGCCATCGAAGTAATGGAGAAGTGCTGGCCGGGTCCTGTCTTTATGTCGGCTGTGAGTGTCTTTTGATAAAGtttctgtcatttgttttttaaatattcacgCCATCCTCTGCTTTTTAAATTTGACAGCATCCCCTGAGAAACCCATCAACCTGACATGctggtcacgaaacaccaaagatCTGAGCTGCAGATGGAGTCCGGGAAGTCAAGGAGAGACGTTCATCAATACCAAATACGTCCTCAAGTACAAGCTGAAGTGAGATTTTGACAGCACACTGACACCTGTTTTGGAAGAGTAACTTTTTACATGCAGCTTTACTGTTTTCTAGATGGTATGGTAAGGAAAAGGACTGTGAAGACTACACGGGACAGCCGTATACATGTTACGTTCCACGTGACCTTGCCATTTTTACACCATATGAAGCCTGGGTTGAGGCGACCAATCAGCTTGGCTCTGCCACTTCAGATGTCATCACCTTGGACATTTTAGATGTAGGTAAGTAGGACTAAAAGACACCAGTTGGAAGGTAAAATGGATGTTAAGATCAAGGTGACTTGAAATAATGTCACGCTTCCCAACCCGCACATAAACGCATATAAAAGCATCTGAATGTCTGGCATATGGTGCGCACACTGTGAGAATAGATTTTTACAGACTGTAAAAGTACTTTCCAACAGCTGAAACGATTCCAAAAAGCAACTCGTGAAAATAGTAGTTTAAAGGTCAACGGGCAGCTGGAAGTCTGTTGGCAATTTGTTAAAACTGTAAATCGAATGACTTATTTGACATTCCAATGAATTAATCGAATTAATCACAATTTCAATACATCCATCAATCAGCGCTTTTTTGTCAAGAAAAGCAAAGATATTACATTACCACACCATTTTTAAGCCCTCACTTCCCTCTGAAACAATAAGCTCTGGAATTCTTCATGATTGGCTTCGCCCTAAGGGTGCGCTTGATTAAAAAACCTAGCAATGGAGCGGGTCCATTGCAAACAACAATGGAAATGGGGGATTACATTAGCAATGACAGAATATTGTTTAGCTAATGAACGGCGAAGGAGGTTTATTGCGAGATTCAATTACAAACAACTAGTTATCAGTTCTTTGAAGAAAAGAAAGAACATTGCCAGCGTTTATAGGGTCTAGTCAACAGTTCTTGAAAATGACTTTCACGCAGTGTTGGATTATGTGAAATGTTTCTGTTTAGTAACTACAGACCCCCCTCCTGATGTTCTTGTAAGCCGTGTTGGAGATCTGGAAGATCAGTTAAGTGTACGTTGGGGCAGTCCTCCTGCCCTGAAAGACTACCTGTTTCAGGCCAAATATCAGATCCGATACCGTGTGGAGGAGAGTGACGAATGGAAGGTATGGCTTAAATCATGGATGTCAAGCTCTTATCAAActgtccttcaggcttgtttgaaacttacAGAGAGGTGTGTTGAAACAGGGTTGGAGCCATACTCTACCAGGTTccagcccttcaggaattgactttgacacGCCTGGCATAAATGTTTGGTCCAGAGCAGGGTTCTTCAACACTAGTCATGGAGAGACACTCTCACATAGATTTCAAATCAAAtcctgaacaagccaatcaagTGAGTGTGTCCTTTCTGCAGCCTGTAGCACGATGAGGTACTAGATCAGGTTGTTGCTAGAAACGAGaatcatttatattaattattaaataacccTCTACATTGTgtttttaacatcaacacttgGGACTGAAGTCTACAACAGTGTTtatcaaccctgttcctgaaagcACACAATAATATactcctaatcaaacacacctgaatcaacccAGAACAGTAGAAGAGCTTCAGAACCTGAAAATATTGGGTCAGGTAAGGTACACATACAAAATATTTACTGCAGCACAGTAGCTCTAAAAGAGCATAAGTGAATTATTCCCCATCTAGGGGTTCACAACAAGCTTCAGCCATGACCAAATATAAAGTCTTTCTTGGATTGTTGTAAACATTGGTTTctttgttcaggtgtgtctgattaaggttaattctaaaattaaaaaaggaaaatggaGCTTGATGTAGGGCTGGTGTAGGGCTGATTTTTTTCACTTAATTCGAATTAACGTTTTAAGAcgattttatttcatattaaattGAGACATcgtgattttttaaataaaaatattaaatgcatcataattgcaccaatgcgctttggttcactctctgtatgaagcaggtcgcacaccagaagcgctgctcgGCGACATGCcgcgcagttcatatttcagccacgCAACAGAGTGGCATCTGATAAGTTTCATGtaaaatatcatgcgaatgtgcaaTAAATAtcatctggtgtgtgatactttaaactgtcatgtgtcgcggcacttctggtgtgcgacctgcttgactgcctgtttgGGTTTCAATCATGGTAGTGACGGACTGAACAGAGACTGGACAGTCTAATTTAACCTactgcatgaagttgtgggcATGCATCGCAGAgctagtgcaaatacaacaaatacaagcattaaagtgtcttcagttgtgtatttttcttttgttaatacctTTGCATCAAACGCACTGTGGTCCACTCTCTCATGCTAAGCACTGCCTGAtgaggggatttacattcagactaatgcagTTTACTAAGTCATGTCTATGTGGATTGTCAAGACGTATTCCTTATCAAGTCAATAAACtcaatctcaacatgtatgaaggacgtaaaaacctgccatgtgaaaaaccacaCCAATCTTATAGTTCGAACCGGGCTGATCTTAGCTTGGTTTGGACACGGGCAGAGGTGAGggcctgtagcagtgaaaatgaaagtacccgcttccatgacgtcatttagcggacctagttgaaacccAGACATgcagtcaggcagcataatacagagagtggtgcAAAGCGCATtaaatgatcggtatttaaaaggggaaaaaagataaatagaattaatatattattttatattagacacacatctggtgcttgtctttgctcctgctatacgtccacaacttcaggcactgggttaaattaggctttacagtttccttGTTCAGTCCCTTACTTCCCCTGTATCCAAGGCAGCAGCATAACAACTTGTCATTCagtcagaagacaaagtcaaagccgagctaaCAGcaaatctttcctaggctcagtaaaacttgcaaaaaatacctctgtattcctgcaactgcaatatttacacaaatagtttttattcaaatcttctgcacgatatttaacttgtgaatttgtcatacatttatttacaccttgttgaccaatttatgtatggcatggccattaaacataaaatgttccttaaccagatggttttttaagttacttataaagagaatgttacttcagtcatgttgttgtaatgttttaagcTGACTagttacactataaaaaaaaatcgaaatcttgaatcggtcaaactttataaaaaaaaaaaaaaagattattttttttttgcaaaatcgcCGAGCCCTAGCTTGATGGCTAAAGTTGGGAACTCTTGATTTAGTCCAACAGTGTCCAGTCTTGTTCCAAAAGGGACAACATCCTATTGAGCAGGAATATAAAAACTAGGTCCTGGCTCAGCTCCgacacacctgtctggaagttTTTACTATGCCTAATAAGGCCTTGACTAGCTGCTTGTTTAATTAGGGTAGGAACTAAAAGAATAAAGCCAAAGTCACACTAAAGTCTGAGAATGCAAAATTCTATTGTATGGTGCTGCGAAAAGCAACGAGATAAAACAATATGGTTaaacattgatgaaatgagcGATTGCTTCATAATTGACAATTCTGTACAAagaagtcatgttttgatcttatATTGGTCTCACTCAATCATGTGACGCAGTTTTGCAGGCCAAAGTTcaacaagcttgaactttcgaatGCAACGACATTCTAAACTTGTGGCACAagcttgtgtttccggtctgTTGCATTAGCATATGTATGAATGGCAGGGTATAGGGCGAAAGTGCAGTGTAACCATGACTTAaagacatcggccctccaggaacaccCCTATCATAGAGTTTAGGTCCAACACACCTGCTAGAACATTTCTGGCAATCCAGAAGACCTgcttcaagtgtgtttaattaaggttggagctaagcTTTGCATTCCTACAAATGTTTGTCAAAAAGAACTCAAGTTTTTTCCTTAGTGTATAGAAATGTCCTGGAGATTCTGAAAATTTTCACCTTAGCAGGAGTTTTCAAAAATGCTTAGACATGAGCTGGATAAGCAGGTTCTGACTTGTCCTTAAGTCAACCCTGACTTTAAAggacaattcacccaaaaattaacattgttCCATACTTCACGATTCGTGTTTTTTATggatttatgcttttgaattgcattgtgggagcttgattatatgaataaaatatatattttgatgagTCTCCTGACTACTCTTTATcactcttttttttctatttccctACAGGTAATAGATGATGCTGGGAACCAAACATCATGTCGTTTGGCTGGTCTCAGAGCGGGTACAGTGTATTTCGTCCAGGTACGATGCAACCCAGTGGGCATCTACGGTTCGAAGAAGGCAGGTATATGGAGCGACTGGAGCCACTCAACTGCCGCATCAACTCCTGGCATTGGTGCGTTAATAGCAAAAATTCATCCCCTTTACTTCACATTAGACTTCTGCGATCATCTGCTAATTAGATTCCGACCACATGTAAACACTGAAAGCATCAAGCTGCTTGATATGGATCTCTCATAAGTAGATTTAAAAGACCTCAGCAAAATGTCAGAGTGCTTTAGGGGGACAATTGATGATTTCTTTGGACTTTTCTTAGATTGATAAATGAAAAAAGTCTTTCAGAGCTTGTTCCGATTAAAGGGGCAGTCGACCTGAAGGTTAGTGAAAACAGATACAGTTCATAAGAAATGATGTTACATGTCTTGCATTAAAGAGAGGATGTTATTAAGCTCTGTTTTATGTCAGGCAGTATGAGTTATGGCAAGCCTGAGCTCTTCTCCTGCATTCTGCTTTAATGCTTCGGAGCTCATTAGCAGAGAGATCTGGTAAATAGGCTATTATTCATGGGTATGTGCACATCGCTCAGGGCAAGACCGTACAATCAACAGCATTTATGCATCTGTCATTCGCTGTAGTTGGATTTAACAAATGTCTCGCAAATGCCTTTATCTAAAGATTAGCATATAAACTATGTAGTTTCTAATGTAATAAAACACCAAAATGAGGGTTACTAAAAAGATCACAGCAATCGAATATTTTACCGAATATTTTACCAAAGTTGGTGACCAGGGGATgatacagactgtaccaaaaagcagaGAACAAGAGGCTACGACGGAGGGGAGGGGGGCTGGAGGACAAGAGGTTgtaaattacaggagttttcggGAGAAATTACAAAACAGAAGGGTGTCggaagatgggtctgaaatacaggagactccagggacaaatgggagtgttggcagtgtatgagtgtttaccagtactgggttatggctggaagggcatccgctatgtaaaatatatgctggaatagttggcggttcatttcactctGGCAACTCCcaataaataagggattaagccgatggaaaaaaaataaatgaatgaatagatctCAGTGATATACTGAATATTGACATTATATTCAAGATACATTTGCTGGCGAGTTTAATTTAAGCATGGTTGTAGAACTATTTTTTGAATTTCCTGTGAACTCAACATGATTCTTATCTTGAAAGCATTAAATGAAATGATATTCAATCAAAAAATGCATACTATACATTACATTTGAAGGgttgtttgattttctttgaataaacatattaaaataaaacaacacatttattaaaatagattggataaaaatattaactaaatgtattaatatttaataatttaagcaAATGAAATATgagaaaagtaaaatataataaaaaaaacaacaaatttataACAGTACAAAAAATTACAAAGCAAATACTTTAAAGATAATTCGGATTGTGACTCTTTTTTTCATACATATATTACACATAATAGGTAATAAAAGGTATATGGAGATAAACGATGTTTCTTTTTGTCAATTTACAATGATTACTATTAAATGTAGTTTTAACAATTGCAAGTATAATATAGATTCATATAAATATTGGAGGCGacacaatggcgcagtaggtagtgctgtcgcctcacagcaagaaggccgctggttcgagcctcggctaggtcagttggtgtttctgtgtggagtttgcatgttcttcccgcgttcgtgtgggtttcctctgggtgctctggttttccctacagtccaaagacatgcggtacaggtgaattgggtagtctaaattgtccgtagtgtattctTGTGAAtaagtttgtatggatgtttcccagagatgggttgtagctagaagggcatctgctgtgcaaaaacatatacaggataagttggcggttcattccgctgtggcgacccctgattaataaaggaactaagcctaaaagaaaatgaatgaatgaatgaatgaatgataaaatattGGAAATACATATTACGGAATTCACTGATATGTAAATTCACTGGTAACATCGATATTATTACCTTTTTACGGCCAATAAATGacaatattgtctaaaacaataaaaaaagagaacaCTAAAACTGTAAAAGTATAgtaaagcactatttttagctggaggAGCCTGTTTAataccaaaaatattttatttaattttaataatatatatattacatcatatatcgttaaaaaacaaatagaaatctgtttaaaaacttaaataaaattaaaaagatcTGCAATTACTAAgcaaatccgcttgttaagtggtgacgtgttggtgacgtatgtaatactgtttccgggtccaagccgccattcatttgagtggagaaatcattcgtttatgatcacattttattcctatcacacattaaagttaattttatataaaatcatagtgtacacaacactctttgggcttgctgcatcagaaataccaaaattttaacaatttttaaaaaatgaatcactttctggccatcggatattaggcatggacatatatattgccatcgtgattttcaaaagtattaaatcgctttgtaaacgtttattattaccatttcatgagtctccccattcagtagaatagagcgcttggactcggaagccgcttcgcgtgacgtcacacttaacaagcggataacgaACTGGCCAGCATATTCAACTTTCCTCGTTCGGCTTgttcttaaagccttttttaatGGAGTATTTTCACTATTTAAGATGGCACAACAATctaaataggacaaatgagctcatgtatgagaGAAAtcctggacctttgtcagtgagaggtgggtctttcgaactTTCGAACTAACTTTCGAATGGGCTACGGGCTAGATTTAATTGCTACAAGTAAATGCAAGCTAAATATTATAATGCCCAGTATGAAAAACGACACATATACTAATTTAATTAAACCAATTCTATTTGATTTATACATGCACTATCTATTTTTAGTTTAACATTATCAATTTGTGCAGTTgtctgcgaaaaaaaaaaaactatgagaaTGTCTATTTTTCCCAGCAGATAGGTCCCAAAGTGGCTCGTGCGATTCAAAGCCCAGCGAGAACAACTCAACGCTACGCAAGGAGCTCAAGCAGTTTTTCGGCTGGATGCGCAAGCACTCTTACGGCTGCACGGACGTTAGCATCAAACTGTACGACCAATGGCGCGTCTGGCTGCAGAAAGCCCAGAAAACACATGATCAGGTCAGTAAAAACAGACACACATCAAGACTCCACACAATCAATGTTGgcacacatgacacacacacagcctcCATTTTGTGGTTTTGTGTGCAACCCACAAAAAAGAGAGCCCAAATATCTGGCAATTCTTTTGATCAATACACTCGCATTTGATTGCGTTTGCTAATGGCGGAGCATCATATAATCTTCAGACGGTTACCACAACAGACGGAAAAACGGCTAGTCAAAGTAATCAGCAGGAATGCTAATAAATTCCTTTTAGTTTAGACTGCGTGGCAAAGCTTCAAGTCTTGTGTGGCGAACGCGAACGCAAACCAACATCCGCTGCACGCTCTCTGAACCGACCCAGTGGTTACTGTCGCCTTGGCACGGACGACTGTTGGGAAACGTAGGTCGCGTCATTAGTCACATTGTCCTTTGAAGAACACGATGTAACTGCCTGGTACCAATTATGCGTCTCTGTCTCCATATATCAAGTCATCACATTCTCTTGTAAATGCCATTGTCTTGCCTTTCAGGTACTACAAAGCGGTAAATCATAGTGAAAACTCCAAAAGAAGACTTGGGAGAGTTTGCGGGGGCCGGCGACGACATGGGTTTTATCACTCTCCAGTGCTTGGGACGTTTCATTGGGATGAGTCAAGACTCTCTGATGAAGCGACATGATCTACTGTTTGCCTCCTGCCGTAGGGCTCATCAAATACGACAAAGGAAGCGCTTTTGTCTCAGGCGCGTTATTTATAAGGGCATTAAAACTTAAAGACTCAAAATGAGGAGAGAGAAaatgagagagagtgtgaaaTGTTTCAAAAGAGAGTCGACTTTCTATTTTCATCCACAATAAAAAGGATGTTTTATTAAAGCTAGCATTGGATGGCATGCAGGTGGGTTCAAAACTGGACAATATATTTAAGCATTCACATACTTTTAGTCTTTTGAAATATACTCCATTTAAACAAACATACAGTAGGTGCCCTAGTAAGGTTAGTTCTTGTACGGTGTTCACACTTTTTCCATTCCAAGTTATGATCGTTAAAATAagtctttgtatttatttaaagagcAGGTCACGTGATATTTTAAATTGTCCTAATAACATCTAATGAAGCTTTTCACTGCATTGTTTAGAATGGATCACTTTTGAGGGCTTTTCCGCTACATTCTGTACCTTTTACAGTTTAGTACCACCTTAAGTGAGGTTTCAAGGGGGATGTAGTGTTACAAAAACAATGTATACACACCGCTGTCGACTGATTGATCGAAGAACATTAAAAACGAAGATGAAATGTTTTGATAGTGAGATATTTACTTTCATTAAATCATTTGCCCCAGAGATAGATGGATTCTTGCACTGATTAACACTGATTTCCTACTGTTTTTGTTAGTAATATGcaataatttacattaaaatgtgttaattatAGAATaactaatatatacatatatataaaatatataactttTATAGAATAAAAGTTAATTATAGAATAACTACTTAATGTTGTTGTATAATCAGATAAAAGTAAATGTAACAATATTCAAAATAGGTTATAATTGTTcttaggtaggtaggtagggtatatagatagatggatagatagatggatggctgGATATTGCAgtacatccaaaaaaaaaaaaaactcgggTGAGGTTCAAGCGGGCTGTAGCATTACAGAAACATAATGTATACACACTGCTGAAGACTTATTGGTCTGAGAGAACTGTAACTACCAGCGTCACTGAATTTGTGACGAGACACCAAACCCGCTATATTTAAATAGGCAGCACTAGCCACTAAAGTTTGTTCATATGATTAAATGGTTTTAATAGAATGTAAATGGCAGCATTGTGGTAAGTAGTCAGTAGAAGAGGTCCATATTTTCTCTTGTAGGTAGCTGAGGAATGAAATGAAAAGTTTTTTAAGAGGTCAAGGCTagattttgccaagtacaatgcgatattggattgacatctatgttgatcctggaacataatttttgttagaaaatgtaattcatacctattccctaacactaaacccaaccatagcTGTACATTACTCCCAAAATCCGAGGGGGaaaatagttggataacaatcatgtaaaagtgtataaacctaaccataagcctaaacttattggtaaatgtatcccttaattctgattggctgattggaatgtagttcctggatcaacatagatgttaatccaggaatatgtcctacttggtgaaatcaggttgacGCAATAGAGATGCCACAACTATAGCGATAACCCCATCCACTTAACGTGGTACTGaactgcagtggaaatgcaaactGAGCAAAGCACAACTGAACCAACTCTGTACTGTAAAGCTAAAAGATGTGCCGTGCCGAACCGTACTGTGCAGTGGAAAAACTGTTTAAGGACAGAAAACATTGTAATTTTTGTTAGAAATTGCATTTAACAGTGGAAACATTTTTGCAATGATTTCAATATCATTAATTTGAATCAATAATGTGTTTATGGTCTGTAAACCTCTCCTTTTTAAAAAGCCAACGCCACTATGATTGGTCAGTTGGCCAAGTCCATTTTTAATGGTGTTTCCATATTTATTCTGTGTTGGAAGTAAAATGggcattttttagagtgttttATGTCAAGGGCAGGTGGGGATTGTTGATGCAGATCGCTCACTCACCACGCTGCTTTTGATTAACAACTGTTACTTTAAAGGACATCTACACTACAAACTGCAAATAAGGTACTTTTTCAAAAACTCATTCGACCTGCTCTTTAAACAAATGTCATGGACATGTTTAAATCCCCTCACACATGCACTCTAGTTATTGCAGTCCAGTAGTTTGTTTCTCTTGTTCTGGATGCAGTTTTTTAGTTCAGTGGTGGCACCTTGATAGAAATATTCAAAGTGCATTCTGCCTGGAAACAAAAAAAGTGGGGTCGGTGATTCATATCTAGGTGGTCCGTGAAACCGTTTTAGGGCTTTGAATTCTGTGATGTGTAAAATGTGCACATTTTGGATGAATAAATCAAAGGTATCATTGTTCACTTAAAccaatcaaaaaataatattaataataaaaatgtcatacTAACattaattttgtaaataaaggGGAATATAATTTTCATgtgatgacttttttttaaatattcaactgTTAATGTATTATGCCTTCATTTCATAACCACCGTTTTTGATAATTAGTAATCCAGAGAACGCAGAATTATTGCatgtattttaatgaaatattacattcttaaaattgttttaattggATTGAATATGTTTTTagattattacaatttaataaaaaatattttaaaactatttaaaaacaatgcatTCGGAAAGCAATAAACTGAAATTTGATGGgggaaaaaactaaatcaaacattttATAGTGGCCTAAATAGCATTTGTGTTAAacctttaataaatgttatattcgAAAAGTTTTAAAAGGTTTTAGGATTATGTAGAAGGTAAAtgaacattcagaaaaaaaataaaaaattaaaacagtataAAATACTGCATTCTGTAGCAAGCAAGCATATAAACAATATATCCCTGTTTTAGTGAAGTCATGAAAACTGGACTACACATTGAAGAGATGCTTCACTAAAAAAAAGGAATGATTCCTGGTGCTAAAATATGCCTGATGCTTATATTTAGAATCTTCTGAAATCATGACAACAAACAGATCAACATTTCAATCATTATTCACTAAAAAGGTGatattcaaatgtattatttGAATAAAGAATCAGCATTGgtattaagattttattttgaatgaatcagCCAATCCAAACTCATCTGAATGATTAATTTACAACTCCCAATGTGACTCACTGATTCAGTTCAAAAACGATTCCTTGTATTGATTTTTTATCTCCTTAATTGTACTTTTCcacacactgtgaaaatgctgagttccacacaattcatttgttttgggacaatatgaaggaattaagttaactaattaatttttatgaatttaagcgtattgaacataaaacaataaagttgttgcaaaaaaaaaaaaaaacctcaagaattgtgatgtttcagctcattttaaataagtagtttgaacaaacgtcatttttttaaatgtatcagTTCAAAATTATATTACAATTAGTGAATAAAGACAGATTTTTCATATCATTTaagtgtactgtctctttaattgGAAAACACACAACAGCTTTGAATCATTT
This window encodes:
- the crlf1b gene encoding cytokine receptor-like factor 1b isoform X3, with amino-acid sequence MCRKMDCARARSHQHDKNRVESARDRQMTISVIMLFFVAFLPYALSAHLAVISPQDPVLPIGSSLTAVCTVSAELEITARSLYWTLNGRRLARNTYRVLSQTESSVTLHQLNGSLQQSGDNLVCHRSNGEVLAGSCLYVGSSPEKPINLTCWSRNTKDLSCRWSPGSQGETFINTKYVLKYKLKWYGKEKDCEDYTGQPYTCYVPRDLAIFTPYEAWVEATNQLGSATSDVITLDILDVVTTDPPPDVLVSRVGDLEDQLSVRWGSPPALKDYLFQAKYQIRYRVEESDEWKVIDDAGNQTSCRLAGLRAGTVYFVQVRCNPVGIYGSKKAGIWSDWSHSTAASTPGIDRSQSGSCDSKPSENNSTLRKELKQFFGWMRKHSYGCTDVSIKLYDQWRVWLQKAQKTHDQVLQSGKS
- the crlf1b gene encoding cytokine receptor-like factor 1b precursor, which encodes MDCARARSHQHDKNRVESARDRQMTISVIMLFFVAFLPYALSAHLAVISPQDPVLPIGSSLTAVCTVSAELEITARSLYWTLNGRRLARNTYRVLSQTESSVTLHQLNGSLQQSGDNLVCHRSNGEVLAGSCLYVGSSPEKPINLTCWSRNTKDLSCRWSPGSQGETFINTKYVLKYKLKWYGKEKDCEDYTGQPYTCYVPRDLAIFTPYEAWVEATNQLGSATSDVITLDILDVVTTDPPPDVLVSRVGDLEDQLSVRWGSPPALKDYLFQAKYQIRYRVEESDEWKVIDDAGNQTSCRLAGLRAGTVYFVQVRCNPVGIYGSKKAGIWSDWSHSTAASTPGIDRSQSGSCDSKPSENNSTLRKELKQFFGWMRKHSYGCTDVSIKLYDQWRVWLQKAQKTHDQVLQSGKS